A section of the Babesia microti strain RI chromosome I, complete genome genome encodes:
- a CDS encoding hypothetical protein (overlaps_old_locusTagID:BBM_I03500) — MGYLYRRNLIHIYPQYHLLWCVKHQSLYINSCKLVVQISRFIYINTMPSEGCGEYVDEAQTPGPLHITELETPINTRNRDPGPTLRYLAGSSPIKTQISGDSRSMWNNVHSVISNDLPRYIYDTSTQVDANDGLTCEKYTCSPKATPLRPLPLDPNDVVKRTQRFEAMKFAHNFVRKYTNTSNSKTPCNYQNKSVTVGLYTPLRIHSSNEPNTDDYKPPNYNIRISPPNYYSDTDISKFDFSILKSNIDSIINSTPTYHSYSIKNDSNESADFGSIMTPIRYQSATNSMRSVANDTYLHDDHSTLTYISNESPYSAYRHTSVNTSYRNYRNSPASNWVKSDYSHQQPPYNDFIKQDDPFTSNTYGTGINNSSSCSSDSDNPFKFDSQFFNKRQSHNQFRQHNSASLPDRKDLMANHTHECCDHLLKGSDNNLMIPANSDLWDNSQSQFDCVSSTKSTQSHIKLHEASNKCGNSEHNCNCKSLQNELNMLKNMFAEFKSDLETIINGISSKNTRCNELVDDSKGTSDKFDGSDAIDTKMVDDNMDAFEPKIDSEANSRIRIGSEIVRENKYNMNNKLYSDENIVGVPADVMEGYRVALTIKRMLHVKSMNSVVPAFTSFLHKRIN; from the coding sequence ATGGGGTATCTCTATAGGAGGAATTTAATACACATATACCCACAATATCATTTGCTTTGGTGTGTCAAACACCAAAGTTTGTACATTAATAGCTGCAAGTTAGTAGTGCAAATTTCCCgatttatatacattaacACAATGCCTAGTGAGGGGTGCGGCGAATACGTAGACGAAGCACAGACTCCTGGGCCACTGCACATAACTGAACTCGAGACACCAATCAATACAAGGAATAGAGATCCCGGACCAACTCTCAGGTATTTGGCTGGAAGCAGTCCCATAAAGACACAAATTAGCGGCGATAGTCGCTCTATGTGGAATAATGTACACTCGGTTATCTCCAATGATTTACCACGGTACATATATGATACATCTACACAAGTAGATGCCAATGATGGTTTGACTTGCGAAAAATACACATGCTCACCAAAGGCAACCCCTCTTAGACCATTGCCTCTTGATCCAAATGATGTTGTCAAGCGGACCCAGAGATTTGAAGCCATGAAATTTGCTCATAATTTTGTACGAAAGTATACCAACACTAGCAACTCAAAAACGCCTTGCAATTACCAAAATAAGTCTGTAACTGTTGGATTGTACACTCCCCTTAGAATTCACTCATCAAACGAACCGAACACTGATGATTACAAACCACCAAATTACAACATACGAATTTCACCTCCCAACTACTACTCTGACACTGATATTTCTAAGTTCGACTTTTCGATCCTAAAGTCAAACATTGATTCCATAATCAATTCCACTCCGACATACCACTCATACTCTATAAAGAACGACTCAAATGAGTCGGCGGATTTTGGAAGCATTATGACTCCTATTCGTTACCAATCCGCCACAAATTCGATGAGATCAGTCGCAAACGACACTTATTTGCACGATGACCATTCGACTCTAACTTATATATCTAATGAATCACCATATTCGGCATACAGACATACCAGCGTTAATACTTCGTATAGGAATTATAGAAACTCACCCGCTTCAAATTGGGTAAAATCTGATTACTCCCACCAACAACCACCTTATAACgattttattaaacaaGATGATCCATTTACCAGTAATACCTATGGCACTGGCATCAATAATTCCTCTTCCTGCTCCAGCGATAGCGACAATCCCTTCAAGTTTGACTctcaatttttcaataaaaGGCAATCACACAACCAATTTAGACAACATAACAGCGCATCTTTACCAGATAGGAAAGATTTAATGGCCAATCATACCCACGAGTGCTGTGATCATCTGTTAAAAGGATCGGATAACAACTTAATGATTCCCGCAAACAGTGATTTATGGGACAATTCTCAATCACAATTTGACTGTGTAAGCTCAACAAAATCTACCCAGTCGCACATCAAATTGCACGAGGCATCCAACAAGTGTGGCAATAGCGAACACAATTGCAACTGCAAATCGCTGCAAAATGAGTTGAACATGTTGAAGAATATGTTCGCAGAATTTAAATCAGACTTGGAAACTATTATCAACGGGATATCCAGTAAAAATACTAGATGTAACGAATTAGTTGATGATTCGAAAGGAACAagtgacaaatttgatggATCGGATGCTATAGATACTAAAATGGTTGATGACAATATGGATGCTTTTGAACCCAAAATAGATTCAGAAGCGAATTCCAGAATTAGGATTGGCAGTGAAATAGTCAGagaaaataaatacaacatgaataataaattatattctgatgaaaatattgttgGAGTCCCTGCAGATGTGATGGAGGGGTATAGGGTTGCCCTAACCATCAAGCGTATGTTGCACGTCAAATCTATGAATTCTGTAGTGCCTGCATTTACGTCCTTTTTGCACAAAAGGATAAACTAA
- a CDS encoding vesicle-fusing ATPase (overlaps_old_locusTagID:BBM_I03495) has product MFAQPKGTGSALRVVSKVPEEALSYTNLVYVDEKLHKSLEFHRNSAFVTIKGYIFCAKSHPKASTREIFIGGCIRTLLKVQLGETITISPLSPELLTSITAADILIFSVSLFTKSSSKILCTTQELEAQCKTLLNGHILHLSQTIPFKIHDQQIKLTVIGITSTRNDEKSYVLKALVTNGTEFNFDDLNSNVGIFKTNFCFEELGIGGLDSEFDTIFRRAFISRTYPLPILRQLGISHVKGLILYGPPGTGKTLIARQISKALNCSKPKIVNGPEIMSRYFGQSEENVRELFKDAEAEYQKKGDMSSLHIIIFDEIDSICQRRGMDNSGTAARDSIVTQLLSKIDGVDSLNNILLIGMTNRIDMIDDALLRPGRFEVQIEIGLPNEQGRQDILKIHTKTMCESKRIAQDVDLKEIASKTKNFTGAELEGLIKAAVSFASKRHIDPDNPSVPKDIENIIVQRSDFLNALEDVTPAFGAGSSDLNACLVHGIIPYGTKFVTLFNNLTKYAQKIVKSTKIPLLSVLLQGTVGSGKTALAAHMAIESNFPFVKLISPDQFIGLSELSRVNAISKVFDDAHKSPLSLVILDGIERLIEYSRVGPRFSNTILQSLLILIKKPPPNGRRIFIVCTTGEEEFMRDSKIYDSFNAVLTVPLVCGSEELSFVLSELRKEEGDLPPNEIQKIVNHGKIAKVGIKHLIIAVEMAAEKKEFDMITAEDFFSAIDDCPLDYYYNHSF; this is encoded by the exons ATGTTTGCACAACCCAAAGGGACCGGTTCTGCATTGCGTGTAGTGTCCAAAGTGCCAGAAGAAGCGCTTTCGTACACGAATTTG GTTTATGTTGATGAAAAACTACATAAATCACTTGAATTTCACAGAAACAGCGCCTTTGTGACGATTAAAGGATACATTTTTTGTGCAAA ATCCCACCCCAAGGCTTCTACTCGGGAAATATTCATAGGTGGTTGCATACGTACTCTTCTAAAAGTCCAATTAGGGGAGACAATCACAATATCACCACTTTCCCCTGAATTGCTGACATCCATCACCGCAGCAGACATTCTTATCTTTTCCGTATCATTATTCACCAAATCCTCATCAA AAATTTTGTGTACAACCCAAGAATTGGAGGCCCAATGTAAAACGTTGTTGAATGGGCATATTCTGCATTTGTCTCAGACGATACCATTTAAGATTCATGATCAGCAGATCAAACTGAC GGTTATCGGGATAACTAGTACTAGGAATGATGAAAAATCAT ATGTGTTAAAAGCTTTAGTGACAAACGGCACTGAATTTAACTTTGATGACTTGAATTCAAAC GTTggaatatttaaaacaaatttctgTTTTGAGGAGTTGGGCATCGGTGGGTTGGATAGCGAATTTGACACGATATTCCGTAGAGCGTTCATTTCCCGTACCTACCCCTTACCCATCCTAAGACAGTTAGGCATATCACATGTCAAAG GTTTGATTCTTTATGGACCCCCAGGCACTGGCAAAACATTGATAGCTCGACAAATATCTAAGGCACTTAATTGCTCTAAGCCCAAG ATTGTCAATGGCCCAGAGATTATGAGCAGATATTTTGGCCAATCAGAGGAGAATGTGCGAGAGTTATTCAAGGATGCAGAGGCTGAATATCAAAAG AAAGGGGACATGTCGAGCCTGCATATAATTATCTTTGATGAAATCGATTCTATTTGTCAACGTCGTGGCATGGACAACTCTGGAACT GCTGCGAGAGATTCCATTGTTACCCAACTACTTTCTAAAATAGACGGAGTGGATTCGCTAAACAACATATTACTGATTGGAATGACGAACAGAATTGACATGATTGACGACGCTTTGCTAAGGCCTGGAAGATTTGAAGtacaaattgaaattgGCCTACCGAATGAGCAAGGCCGCCAAGACATCCTAAAAATACACACCAAAACTATGTGTGAGTCAAAACGCATAGCACAA GACGTGGATTTGAAGGAAATTGCTAGCAAAaccaaaaatttcacaGGTGCAGAACTTGAG GGACTAATAAAAGCTGCCGTCTCATTCGCTTCCAAAAGGCATATAGATCCGGATAATCCTTCAGTGCCCAAGGATATTGAGAATATAATAGTGCAGCGAAGTGATTTTTTGAATGCATTAGAGGATGTCACACCTGCATTTGGCGCAGGTTCATCTGACCTTAATGCGTGTCTCGTACATGGTATAATTCCATATGGCACTAAATTTGTTACTTTGTTCAACAATTTGACGAAATATGCCCAGAAG ATTGTGAAATCTACAAAAATACCATTGCTTAGCGTTTTGTTACAGGGCACAGTGGGTTCTGGCAAAACGGCATTAGCTGCTCATATGGCAATTGAGTCTAATTTCCCATTTGTCAAGCTTATATCGCCGGATCAATTTATCGGTCTGTCT GAACTATCCCGTGTTAATGCCATATCCAAAGTGTTTGATGATGCCCACAAATCACCCTTATCTTTAG TCATTTTAGATGGTATTGAAAGATTGATTGAATATTCCCGTGTGGGACCTAG GTTCAGCAACACAATTTTACAATCCCTTCTTATACTGATTAAGAAACCTCCTCCGAATGGGAGACGTATTTTTATTGTGTGCACAACTGGAGAGGAGGAATTCATGCGTGATAGCAAAATCTACGATTCCTTCAACGCAGTACTAACGGTACCCCTGGTATGTGGGAGTGAGGAGTTGTCATTTGTGTTGAGTGAGCTTAGGAAGGAAGAGGGAGACCTGCCACCCAATGAGATTCAGAAG ATAGTTAACCATGGGAAGATTGCGAAAGTAGGCATTAAGCATCTGATAATTGCAGTGGAGATGGCAGCGGAAAAGAAGGAATTCGACATGATTACTGCTGAGGACTTTTTCTCGGCAATTGACGATTGCCCCCTAGACTATTACTATAACCATTcattttga
- a CDS encoding dihydroorotate dehydrogenase (overlaps_old_locusTagID:BBM_I03490) — translation MYTRLTRSRLLSALSHINHEKDQTIKFLATLSTCTVFCVTVIWLRDVNCPLYDLTLPLLIKFVDPEKCHKLSIYMAKRKLFPIDTWPNPPSLGTSIGPLRLSNPLGIAAGFDKDAEAPLEILKLGYGFIEVGTVVLNPQPGNIKPRLWRIPSHLSLVNSYGFNSKGIDVMVKNLKSARARQSNDNLVKSSLIGVSIGRNKESTTFVKDLSICVSKVAAYADYIAINVSSPNTKNLRDSQSNQALRELITTAQRILNELNPDSFCNTYRRKPLLCVKISPDLTDDQIQDIAKVALECKLDALIVCNTTVSRPRILVEEKLPGEYTANELPGGLSGLLLRDISTKLVHKVYKYTGGRVPIIASGGIFSGHDVLTKIEAGASACQIFTGMIYQGPKTANKIKKDLCQILSARGYTSISDAVGRAHREG, via the exons ATGTATACCAGACTTACTAGGTCCAGACTTCTGTCAGCTCTATCACATATAAATCATGAGAAAGATCAGACG attaaatttttagcaACGCTGTCAACGTGTACGGTGTTTTGTGTTACTGTTATTTGGTTACGAGACGTAAATTGTCCCCTATACGATTTGACATTGCCACTGctaattaaatttgtggatCCTGAAAAATGTCATAAACTTAGCATTTACATGGCTAAGAGGAAGCTGTTCCCAATAGACACATGGCCAAATCCACCAAGCTTGGGCACTTCTATTGGTCCATTGCGGCTCAGCAATCCTTTAG GGATAGCAGCCGGATTTGACAAGGATGCGGAGGCTCCCCTGGAAATCTTAAA ACTTGGTTATGGATTCATCGAAGTGGGTACAGTCGTGCTAAACCCACAACCAGGAAATATAAAACCAAGACTATGGAGAATACCCAGCCACCTAAGCCTTGTAAATAGCTACGGCTTTAACAG CAAGGGGATTGATGTGATGGTTAAAAATCTAAAATCGGCTCGTGCTAGACAGTCGAATGACAATTTGGTGAAAAGCAGCTTAATTGGCGTAAGCATAG gCCGAAATAAAGAATCTACAACATTTGTTAAGGATTTATCCATATGCGTATCAAAAGTGGCTGCATATGCTGACTATATCGCAATAAATGTTAGTTCTCCAAACACTAAAAATTTGCGCGATTCACAATCAAACCAAGCACTAAGGGAGTTAATAACTACGGCTCAGCGCATACTTAACGAATTGAATCCAGATAGTTTTTGCAACACATACAGGCGGAAGCCTTTGTTATGCGTAAAAATATCA CCAGACCTAACGGATGATCAAATACAAGACATCGCAAAAGTGGCACTGGAATGCAAATTAGATGCGCTAATTGTATGCAACACGACG GTATCTCGACCACGGATTTTGGTTGAAGAAAAGTTACCGGGCGAGTACACCGCCAATGAATTACCCGGCGGTCTCAGTGGTCTATTATTACGTGACATTTCAACCAAGCTAGTACACAAAGTATACAAGTATACTGGCGGTAGAGTTCCGATAATAGCA AGTGGAGGTATATTCAGCGGTCATGATGTATTGACCAAAATTGAAGCGGGTGCATCAGCATGCCAAATATTCACGGGCatg aTTTACCAGGGTCCAAAAACGGCCAACAAAATCAAGAAGGATCTGTGTCAGATTTTATCTGCCAGGG GTTATACTAGTATTAGCGATGCTGTTGGACGTGCTCATAGAGAGGGCTAA